TTTCAAAACCTTAAGCAGCACACTTTGAAGAGAGCAGATAGGCAGGCAATGAATCAAGGTCTTGATTGAAGTACCtcaattacacaataaaaGCTTCAAACCATAAGTCCCTTTTGAAGAATGAAGCACAAATGATCAAACGtcgtttttattttaaagagaGAGTGATAACAGTCTTCCTAGACACTAATGTACACAAAACCAAACTTTTTCGTCACACTTACAACGCGGGACATCACCCAAAAATACTTCTGCTTTTAACGAAACAAAACGGCGTCTCACCTTTCTTTTTGGTCTACTATGGCTTTGTATTTGCGGAATTGTTTCTTCGCAGAGCTCTTCAGCAAGTCCACGAGGAGGATCTCTTGATCACGGGCTTCATTTGCTTGTCCTCTTCGAGCGAGATCATCCCCAGGTGTGAAGGATCCTCCAACATCATCTTTGCCACGAGATATCCAGCGATGGACCATGTCTGGTATTTTCTAGCTTGTTTGCCGATATATCTGCCCAACTTCCCGTCGTAGTACTCAGGCCAGCTGTCCTTCAGCAGACGGCTCTCTGCGAGATCGATTGCTCGTCTTGCAATTTGAGGGCGTCCAGTTTTTATGCAGGCAGCCGTTAGCAACCATAAAAGCACTGCATTGAAGATGCGCAAAATAGTGTAGCAACACAGAAACTGatcaattttctataatttgagATAGCTAGAAACCAAGAAGAAAGAGTATTGAATCAGAAAAATGGGGAGAGAGTGATGGAAGAACCTGGCCAAGATCCGCCATTATGATAACTCCATCTTGTATTCTTTGGGTCGCATCCAGTTACGATTCGCCACTCGTGACTTTCAATAGCTGGGTAACATATTTTTAGAGGCATTTCTCCTACCAGCTCCTCCCACCTTTCTTCAATAAGGTCCATAATAGCAGAAGCTTGTTCAGGAGTGGCAAGAGAAGATAATATGGCAACACAATTACCCAAAGCAAACCATCTAAAATCCATCCTTGCAGGACTAACATTTCCGATAAAATAACCACCCCTTGTTGGCATAAAATCGAACACCCACTCGGGAATTGAATCTGGAATTACGTTAAACTTATTAACAGCAGTATGAGAGTATTCTTCGGTTTTGTAGCGATATATATCATTTAACTGCTGAAAGTCGAGCCAAAAGTAACTTCTCATATGATAACTCAAGGCGTGCAGACGCTTTACAATTCTCTCAATGAACTCTTTGCCCTCTGCATCATGCTTCAACATTACCAAAGCAGATCTCAATGCCATAAAGAAGAGTGCTTGAATCTCAATGGGGTACCCGTATATTCCCTGTCAAATCAATTTGTTATTGAATTTAACATAGATATTTATCAGAGGGAAGTCTGATGAGCAAGTATGCAGATTCGCTTATTGTCACATGCATTCTAAATGATTCCTCAACTCATCAAATAAAGTCGTCGATAACAACAGCTAGACTCACCAAGAACTCACCGTTTCTCTATATAAATGCAAGGAAAGAATTGCCAAAGAAACCCTGAATTTTTTAACGGCCTACTCACTTGAATTGTTCCAGAAACGAGTCAAAAGACATGCCATTATGTAAGATAACATCAGTTCAAATCAGAGGAAATTTCATTGGTTTATCAGAAGGGAAGTAATGTGAAGCATCATGGCTCACTTACTACAGTGAATCCATACTTAGGTCATGAACTAACAAGCCATTGTATTAAAAGAGCCACAGTTATCCTCACTCCTTACTGTGGAGATTGCACTAAAAATTGTCTTACAACATTAGCAACAAAACTTATCTCCAGATTGCCacacaaatcacaaaattgCTTCCTTTAGTTTGTAGTAAAAACATGTTAGGTGCCTTCCTAGCATTCATGTAATTTGCTTTGACAAACTTCGCATGTTATCATTGTCAAATGTCAAAACTTATTTCATGCAACCATGTGTCTTTCAGACTGGTTCAAATCAAGACCATCAAACTTTCATCTTTATCggtaaaaatagtaaaaaatgcTAACAAGAGAGTATTAAGGTATCTCACCATTCTACGATCTATCATTGAGCAACCATCAGCACACAGCAATGTTGGAAATGTGTCAAAACCTTCTGACAGGCACAAGGCCAGAATAAGTCTCATCCCCTTTTGGCACTCAGGTGTTTCAGCCAGGGAAAGGTCTCCGGTAGATTTTGTATATGCTCGGAGAAGAATTATCCACCAGAAACCAGAATCAACTGGAGCCACTCTTCCAATTGCACTCTCACCAAAATCAGCTATAATCGTATCTGTCTTGCGAACTGGATCATGGAGTACTTTGAAACTAGCCGGCATAGCACCCTCACCAAGCTTGAATCTATCTATTCTTTTTTCCCATCCTTGAAGCTGAAGGAAAGGAAATTCTTCACTATATCTGGCTCACCATTCATTAAAAAGGCCAGTGCACTTGGTACAAAATCTCGAACAAAAACCTGCAGtcagtataaaatataaattcagaaaaagaTAACAGGTTTAGCAGCAAATACCAGAGGGTACCAATCGCCAATTGCTTTCTTACACCAAATCTGAAATTTTCACCTGTGTTGTTTTACTAACAAAACTTAACTTCAGCGTCaatatgtcaaataaaatgGATCTTGAGTGTTTAATTAACACCTGACACTAATATGCAGATCTAAAGTACAGAAAACAATGAataattcattgtaatttacctgaTCATAATTTAACACCTCCTCTGAAGCATGATCATAAGCAGCAATTGTGCCAACAGGTTGACCACGAAAATACACCAAAGATCGTCGGAGGGCTTCCCACGCATCTGCAACCATTGGATGTGGCTCGAAAGAATTCCTAGCAGATGAGGCAGGGGTGTCCAGCCCCGATCGTCCAGGTGAGTATGCACTCTCATAATTATCCAAACCTCTTGTCAAACCAATTGATAACTCGCTAAGTGACCTTTCATCAAATGATCTCTGCCTCTCTATGTTTAATCTGGGCTTGTCAAGTAGCCTTGAGAGATCAAAGTCATCCATTTCGGATAATGAGCAATGGGAACTCACATTTTTAAGTCCACCCTCTCTTACACCATCAATTCCCCCCTTCAAACCATCAAGATTAACCTTAACACTATCCATAATCTGTTTCAACTTTCACCAAAAGTATCCGCTGTATCACCAAGAAATATTCTCATAAGATGAAAATGATGCATAGAATCACAGAGAGCAGATACAATAGTACAAATAAATTGACATACATCCATACAAATGTTAAAACTCCCAACAGTATACACCCACTGCCTGATCTAAAAAAGTATGTCTGTAGCACACTGGTGCATTTCAGattacccaaaaaaagaaagaaacatataGAGTCAAAGATACAGTAATAACATACAAGCCGAAAATGCGTCGGGAGCATACTTCAAGGGAGCCAATAATGTAAATGAAAATGTCAGTCTCTCACTCACACACTAGAATTTCAGGTATATGTCTATATTAACCATCATCCTGGACACGGGATACTTGACCATGCACAAAGAGAAGCGAAGATACACTGTTCAGTAGGTATTAAGCAGGTCAAACCTTTGATATCACTATGCCCAAAATAAGACAGTCCGaaatggaaaaggaaaaaactagTGACAAAATAACAATGTAAAGGTAAgagatttttggacaaaattacTATGATCTTATCcataaagaagataaattgaGAAAACCGACTAAAAGTTCCAACATTTGCTACCATCTTATAACCTTATCCATATGAATAAGATAAGTTAGTAGTAATTGACACAGAAGGGCCGCTTGAGCTGCCAATACTTTGATAATCTTGCAACTAACATGCAGTAATGGCGATAATTGATCTGGAAGGGGACAAAGTATTGACTTTGATTAGTTAGCAAAAATAACTGCTGCTAGTTACAATCTACCTTAGAGAGTTAACAAGCTTAGTTACACGTATTGAAGAGAGTTAATCCACCTCAACGAGAAAATCTAAAATCCCACCTACCATTCAACCTACTGAAGATTTAGGTAACAAAATCTTTtcgaaaatgaaaaagagcaGACAGAAATTAATTACTTGGGATTTAGAAGATTGCATCTTTAGAGCCCCAACACCCAACCCCCGGAACAAGAAGAGCAAAACTGTATCGCAGATTCTAAACATACAGCTGGAAATCCTGATAGAGCTCCTAGAAAAACTCAAACTAGATAAAGTTTGAATCTTTTTAAGCTTGGGAAACAAGACAAACAGCACATTACCGATATTCAAGAGAAAGCGCAAGATCCACTTAAAAACAGCTGAGAAAGTGAACCCACAGATTTCAAATGATGGTTGGGAAGAAAACTGTTGAAGAAGGAACTAAGATTCAAAAAGGGTCTAAGAGAAGAGTCTCCAATCTGTAAAAGACACAACAGATCTAAACCTCTGTCAttacaaatcaagaaacacGGAGAGAGagataagagagagagagagagagaagcaaGTACAGACCTTcaagatatatatacttgACAATGGAAGGAGAGAATATAGGAAGCTGGATATTCCGGCGGGAGGGACGGCCGGCGAGATTGCCGGATgagaaaaacaagagagagagagataggaGTGAAAATGGAGAAGAGAGGAAAAAGGTATCATGTTGGCGGAGCTTAAATTTATAGACCCAAACCCAACAACCAACCGGAGAAAGAAAgggtgtgagtgtgagtgtgagagtgtgtgtgtgtgtgtgtgagagagagagagagagagaggaaaaaataaaacggGCTTTTGGACCGTCACTATCCCTATAATTTAATGAGAAAGTCCGTTTGTACAGGCTGCAACTATCCCCGCTGTAGCTGAATTAATGACTTATGTAAGAGACTTACCGGCTATTGCCGGTTAACACTGCCCTTTTCTGTTATCTTATGTTTCCATTTGTGGCTTACCTACCCCAAATCACAAACCTTAGTtacactttcttgatttttcttctcttctattcttttttttttttaaaataaatttcatataatatataagtcaaaaaatatttttttaatttagtttcttgttaatatatttaaatagtgAGTTGAAAGAGTTGCAATCTAtctcaataatttattcttgaaatacaataaaaatactctattatatttaaattttatagttgttgtgaaacacaacattaatatttatcagaACTATTTATAGTAACAATAAAGATATAACCAACTTTCTCGTATTAGCTTTAtcgtaatttttcttttttaaattacaatgagcttcataaagatttttcataattataactattccgtcgttatttaaaaatttactaatattttctgttaatgtattttaataaatactcatttataatGGATTGTTATTGgagcttattttttaaaaaattgttaattttaaaagaatatttataatattttaaataatataaaaatatttataattatgataaattttagaacAGTAAGTTGTATTTaacttcattatttttaaggaGCTCAAAGTAAATTTGACATGATCCCTAGGTATTAGAGTTTGAACAGGTGGGTTACCGGTGAGACCGGTGAAGCCAGCTCAGCaaatatacgtatatatataattaacgaaaaagaataataacgTGTAGCGTGAGGAAAGTGCGGGGAAGGGGGTGAGAGAATAGCAAGCACGAGAAGATTGCCGGTTGCCCGCGTGGACCAAACGACAGCGTCTCTGCGCCTGACGATGTCTGCTCTCTGATCACTAGCTCTTTTGTTTGGACAGAGCGGGAGTGTCTTGGAGGACCTGTTTGGTTGTTGGattttcctcctcctcctcctcgtgCACCCACTCCACTTGttccattttttcctttttatatatattaaaaaatataaaatataagtttcaCTTTTTGTAATCTGGCTATTGGATGTTCTTTTGGGACTCTCTCATACCACCATTTTTGATTCGGGTCGAAATATGCGATCTCGTGATGCGATCTCCACTCGAAGCGCCTATTCGTCCAAGACCAGATTTCgggttccctgagaatgaAAACACGAActgtgagctcgtcgggcacgtccccgacaatgaccctccgacgctcaagttagtttggTCGAATGAAAGTGGTTTGATCTAGGAGTTCGGTCTCAATTAATGCGTatcagttacctcatttatggcgtgtcggggtctatttataatacacagttgtacggtaagtactgggccacgtggccttatctcGTTGGTGTGCGTTCTGATCGAACGATGGGGATTGTCCGGGTTTTCAGTCGGTGTGCgcgatccgggtcgggtcccGCGCGACCCGCCTGTTACAATATTCGCGGATCCTGCCCTTGAAATGATtgtaatgcccttaatgaggGGTGTTTTGGTCCTTTTGCAGGTACAATATTTGAGTactcatcaattttattttgtgttatatatatatatatatatataatgggtAATTTACagagagattttttaaaatttgtcataattataaatgcattcatattattttaaaaattacaaataacctctaaaattaaaaatatcgtAACAAATACCTCTTTATGACATCTCATTACAAATATACTCTTTACAATGAAATGTCTTAAGGGATAAGTGTTTcgatatttttagttatagtaattattataattttttaaataataaaagagtatttaaaattcaaataaattttagaaaaacaagttaatctatatattaaaatttgtgaaaatcaATAGTGGATGTGGTACGAATAACATTATAAACCGAATAAATGACCCAACAAGATTCTAAATTTGACAAAACCACccacttgttttttttattataattaaataaacatcaaATCAGAAATAGAAAACCCTCATAATTGGGTCGTTTTTGTTTCCTTAAAATCCCCCATTGGTTTGGgggtttaaaaaaaaaaaaaaaaaaaaagtcaaattaggaataaatattattgattatatgttATTGACAAATTGTGCATCGAAATGGAGAGAGAGATGTGGTGTATAAAATAAGTGTTGGCGTGGACAATCATTCACCAACAACTTtcactaaatattattaattataattatacatatatatatatatatatgaatgacACGTGAATTGTTAATTACGATAATTGCAGCGTTAGTAAAAGAGTATAataattgtgttttttttaataaataattatacataaatctaAGTGTAATTGTTCAAAAATAATGATTGTGGTTGCGtgaaagttaattaaaaaagttataataaaaaattattgagaattTTGTGTGGGTCTTATGTATGAATCTCACTGACGATGCCCCAACAATTATAGTACGTATTGTACTAATGGAGAATTGGGGGTTGGTTTGGTCAATTGTCGTGCTTGTGGacgtaaatataataatttggtcCAACtaagatttttgtttttcagtattaatatttaaatgtttttgTACTTTGGCTTCATGACTTcttatgactttttttttttttttcttatttttgctttctcgatcaagaaaaagggtatttatgaaataatctcaaatatatatatattttttcataaaaaaaaaacatatttcttTTGACGAAAATTTATGCCTCATTAAAGTATAAttcataaatcatatttacaGAGCCTCGATTTCAATTGTTGGGTCAAAACGTCGTTAATTTCAAATGGgtcatcaataaaattttattgtgtaAGTGAAATGATCAAAATACCCATATTGAGACGGAATATTGCATCTCATCAAAATCATGCTTGTATTGGCCATTAAAACAATTGTAAGTAGGTGGCTGTCGTTAGTTGTCTACACTCTACATACATACACTGCGTACACCACTGTTATTGCCCCTGCCCTCTTCGCCATTCTAATAGTTTCCCAAATGTTTGGGCAGTCTACAGCACCACCTCCCCTATTTAAGACCGTTCATTTGTACATCTGAGGTTGACATACGactatatatagatatatccAAAACATAACTTGTAAGAGTGTGTAGCACtcactcatacacacacacacacgtgtatatgtgtatatattatttttgataaagTTAATCGATCATATGTAATGGGAACGagcataaaattattaattttagcgtctcaaaatttacaatattactAAATTCAGACTCAATTTTTTGAATcgtatatcaaatatatataaatatgtttgtgttcataatatataattaaaaattaaagataaagtctcataattatgagattaaaaattcacattttattaggtatgtaaaaaaaatatattatatgatacCATTGTTAccttaggaaaaaaaaaaataatcacgCGGACACACTTATTCCCACTTTGTTTGGTGTATCCACCAAAgcactatatattaatattgtggTACCTAATTCATGtgccaaatttcaaatttttattttcaactttcaatgtgattaattaatgttgGACTATTcacaattaattactatatctTATTAGAATCCAACACTTCAATGTTTACACATATCCCCCTTTCTTTAGAGTTTCGACGAAAAGTactgatattagtaaaaataattatataaaattttaattttatctccgtttaatattttgatgtaatattttataattatatatataaaaaagatgtaGTGATGTTAacttcactttatatatatataatatttatgcttttatttgtttatttgattGAAACATTGATTACATTcctattaataaattcacattaaataaaataaatttttattaaaaaatttatattaatgtgaTAAACACTATCCACTCAAATTTATGCATGAAACCTCACTTTTAATCactgaataaaatattatgaattaataatatataaaaaggtCTGATCAGTCATTTTTTgtactattttatattgaagaagaaaatggtggcattataaatatttcaaaaaattaaatggacggaatatatatatatatatatgtacaatatatttatattattccagcttttaatttgaaattaaaaaaaaataaaatagtggGACATTCTTCATACTTTTCTCTCCATgcaaattaattgattgattggagataagattaaatatatgaataaggTTGGATTGCGTGGACCCTATACCCCTACTACGTACaatctcataattaaatatacaaaattggttgctatatatatagctagggttaaatgcaatttatttaatatgatatatgaaatgagtaaatatatataaaaaaagaaatagtaaattattttatgtatcgaaaatgaagaaaattacTCCTCTATCAATGGTTCagatagggggtaatttgcttcatttttcaaaacacaggggataatttgataaattttttatatgaggTTTTTTGCTCGTTTCTTATATCACAtggggataaattatatttttccttatatagatatataaagacctttttttcaatatatgggtattttttgcatctattttttagttttggaatgttatgtatatatatagctagaAAAaagacttttttttaaaaaaaaatatttgggtcTTTTTCCTATCCAATATTGGGTAGGTATTTGACagtgattttaatttgttttctttggaTGTTATGTggtttaaatttgaattgattataattaatatattgttagtTTCATATTTGGAGAAGGTAAAACAGGATACGTGTGATAATTTACGTAATATAATGACGAAGGAGGGTAAAAATGTCAATGCATACTTGCAAACTCGATTATGTATATACAaggattaaattatatatcaatacttatgtgtaattacatctaatctccaataaaatttactttatGTATAAATCATACGGTTTATTCAGGATGACATCATTGGTTTAAATGTAACGATTGACATAATATTCATTGACAAACgggataattattaattacaacgTCTTTCcatgagatttgatgtaattacacataaattttctataactaaaaaattatatctagtacttCCTGCGGTTTCCTttcgtataataaataagtccctacgttagtcaaaattttatcaaattgatgatattaacaaaaagaacgGATAAAAATTTCACGTTTACCcctgattgatttattactgatttattgcaagtcaataattttttaatgaccaaaatacccttatatatatttacacattaatgcatataaaagaggtatatttttagcattataagggtagtgttatcataaaagatttatttgacctgcaataaatcaataaaaagtcaatcgagggtaaatatcgaTTTTCGTTCagctttttttgttaatatcaacaaatcagtgaattttgatccAATAGAGGGACCTATTTGTTATACtagaaataatttcttaaatcatataaaatctacgtgtaattacactaaaccttAAGAGAAGGGACTGTAACTATCTCTCGATAAAAATATCCTAGTACATActacattattttattcatcacATGTCCAAACTCGTTAATGGACGAATTCTCTagataattttctatttatgtataaattaagaatattaaaagttcAAATTATGCACATTGATAATTGTTTAGGGTTAGTTTTGATGGAAGATGGGCATCTTTGAATAGGGATGAAGTAACTTTTTAGAAGACAATGACTTGCTACTTCAATCTCATCACTATTCCAACAAATTGCTGCAAACCCTAAATTGATTTGTGTTAAGAATCTAAGGCCAAAAAAGGGGTTGTTTTATTCCAACTTTAGTGCTAATCCTTTTGGAGCTTGTTTGGTTGCGCATATTTGGCAGGGTAGGGTTGCTTAAACCTTCAGCTCCACCTTTTCTTCTCACTCAACAACtctcataattattaaatcgattataattttatctcgaCGCCAACCactgataataaaaaaattatttgatctataTTAGAGTGtttgaagatgtataagagtaAATTGATCAGAAAAAGAGATTTGTTGGATccacaataaatcaattataagttaatcggatgtaaatataaatatttattcagtttttttttattaat
The window above is part of the Sesamum indicum cultivar Zhongzhi No. 13 linkage group LG2, S_indicum_v1.0, whole genome shotgun sequence genome. Proteins encoded here:
- the LOC105175731 gene encoding LOW QUALITY PROTEIN: probable alkaline/neutral invertase D (The sequence of the model RefSeq protein was modified relative to this genomic sequence to represent the inferred CDS: inserted 1 base in 1 codon); translated protein: MDSVKVNLDGLKGGIDGVREGGLKNVSSHCSLSEMDDFDLSRLLDKPRLNIERQRSFDERSLSELSIGLTRGLDNYESAYSPGRSGLDTPASSARNSFEPHPMVADAWEALRRSLVYFRGQPVGTIAAYDHASEEVLNYDQVFVRDFVPSALAFLMNGEPDIVKNFLXLQLQGWEKRIDRFKLGEGAMPASFKVLHDPVRKTDTIIADFGESAIGRVAPVDSGFWWIILLRAYTKSTGDLSLAETPECQKGMRLILALCLSEGFDTFPTLLCADGCSMIDRRMGIYGYPIEIQALFFMALRSALVMLKHDAEGKEFIERIVKRLHALSYHMRSYFWLDFQQLNDIYRYKTEEYSHTAVNKFNVIPDSIPEWVFDFMPTRGGYFIGNVSPARMDFRWFALGNCVAILSSLATPEQASAIMDLIEERWEELVGEMPLKICYPAIESHEWRIVTGCDPKNTRWSYHNGGSWPVLLWLLTAACIKTGRPQIARRAIDLAESRLLKDSWPEYYDGKLGRYIGKQARKYQTWSIAGYLVAKMMLEDPSHLGMISLEEDKQMKPVIKRSSSWTC